CGCCGACCGACCCGATATCATCATCCTCGACCTCGGACTCCCGGACCTCGACGGCGTTGAGGTCACCAAGCGGCTCAGGGAGTGGACCCAGACGCCGATCATCATCTTGTCCGTCCGCGATCAAGAAGAGGCCAAGGTGGCGGCGTTGGATGCCGGTGCCGACGACTACCTGACGAAACCGTTTGGAGTCGGCGAGTTGCTGGCCCGGATCAGGGTGGCCATCCGGCACGCCACCCGATCACCGGATGAGCCGGTCTTCACGACCGGTGACCTCAAGGTAGATCTCACGCGTCGACTCGTCACGGTCGCTGGGAGCGAGATCTCGCTCACGCCCACGGAGTACGATCTCCTGAAGACCCTCGTGGCCCATGCGGGGAGGGTCGTCACGCGCCACCAACTGCTTGTCCAAGTCTGGGGCGCCGCTTACGAGCAGGACGCCCACCTGCTCCAGGTGAACGTCAGCAACCTCCGGCGCAAGCTCGAGCCCGATCCGGCGCGCCCGCGCTTCATCCAGACCGAGCCGGGAGTCGGGTACAGGCTGAACGATGGAGCCTGATCGAATCGGGGGCTAGAGATGCGCGGTGAAGCGCGCGCGCAGTGTCTCTCCCGCCGCCATGGTCGCCGTCACCTCGATCTGCCAATCCCCGGCCCCTAATTGAGCGTCTGCGATGAAGGGCCCGAGGCCAAATCTTCTGACAGGTAAGACTTGAGGCGCTTCTCCGGGCCGGGCGACGGTCACCTTGGCCGGGGTGGGGATTGGAAGTTCGCTCTGCCCCCGCGATGAACGTGAGGTGCAATTCATTCAGGCCCGGCTTCCCCGGGTCCAGATAGGCATCGAGGAGGCGCCCACCGGAGAGGTCGATGTTGTAGAGAGTAGGCTGGCCGGGCGTCTTGATCGTTTGCACGGGCTGCGAGCGGCTTCGAACCGTCATGGCCAGCGGCACCTCGACGGACGCGCTTTGCCGTTCAATGACGGCAGTGACGAGCCACGGTCCCTCAAGCGACATGTTAGCCCCCTGTCCTTGGTAGGTCCCGTCGCCGACGCGCTGGAGTTCCAACGTCGAGGCACCCACATCCGGGCGGTCTGGCGAGGTAAAGCGGAGGGAGACGCGATCGGCCTTGATCGGGCGTCGTATGTCGTAGTCTACGACCTGAGCAACGAAGCGATTCGCGCCGGGGAATCCCGGCATGGCTTCGAGGTGCACGCGTACCGATGTGGCGTAGTCGCTCGCGGTTGCCTCGGCGGCAGAAGCGGGCGCGGCAGCTCCCCGAATCAGACTGGGAGGGGCCAGACCGGTGAGCAGGCCGGTCACCGCCAGCACGACCGCGGCCACAGCCAACTCGGTCCCGCCCAGGCGGCGGAGCCCCTGCAAGGTTTTCAAGATCGCGGGCACGGTTCGATAACGGTTGATCGCGCCCAGGGCGGCCAACATGATCAACAGCCCCACCTTCAAACAGGACGACCCTGCCGAAATCCGTCGAGAAGAGCGCCGACCAAGTCCCCACTTCGTCGACCGCACGCAGGACGCCCGTGACCGCAACCGCCCCCAATGCCATCCCGGCCCCCATGGAGAATCGGCGCACGGCTATGGCTTTGTGCTCGTCAGGAACGCCGCGAACGGCAACGAGGAGGGCCGCGAGTCCCCCCATCCACACGCCGACACTGCTGAAGTGCACCCATTGGTCCACGATGTTCGGCCAGCGCCATGGGCCGGTGCCGGCACCGGCGTGGCTGGCAAGCGTGTGCGCCAGTACTGCGCCGAGGGATGCCAGCCCCAGGATCAAGAAGGGGATCCGGCGCGAGCGCGTGGGGAGGTACGCCGCTGCGGCGACCGCCGCCCCGGCTACGCCGATCGGAAGCGCCCTCCACCACAACGCGCGGCCGAGCGGCGTGCTCAGGAGGCGACCGACGCCGACACCTGCATCGATCGCCTGGGCCACTCCCAGCGTGATCACCCCCACGGCGGCAAGCGCCCACAGGCCCCAGAGATAGCCCTGAGTCGCCGCTGGCGGTTCTTGGGTTGCGAGGGTCCACACCCAGGCGGCCCCGAGGAGACCGCTTACCCCCACATAGAGGCCCCAACGACTCAGCACGTACAATGGAGACGGCCAGGGGCTCGGGCCTTGCGAAGACGGGGCTGAGGGAGGAGGGACGCCAATTCCGAATCCAAATGCGCCTCCGGTCACGTGCCCATCGATTCGAGAGACCGTCCGCCAGACGACCGTATATGCGCCGTTCTGGAGAGGGCCGAGGGGTACTTGAAGCTCTTCAGGATGGCCGGGCACGACTTGGGTCCCGGTGCGATCGACCTGAACCCCCGCGCTATCGAGCACGTGGATTGCAGATAGGGCCGGCTCGGGTTGCTCAGTGAACGTCAGCGTGATTGCCTGCGGAGCTTGCTGGAGCACCGCTCCGGCGCCCGGGAGAGAGCGCTGAAGCAGGGCATGGGCTTCGGTGTGTGCGCTGATCCCCAGCGACCCCAATAGCACAAGGATGGGAATCGCACCCCACCGACGCATGACGAACTGTCTCGCTATCGCCGCCCCGTCACGCCGCCGTACGCCTGCGGCCAGAGGACACTCCGACAACGATCCCGACAGCCCCCACGAGGATGCCGATCATGCCGAGCACCCGTGCTTGGGAGGCGGCGGCCGCCGCGTCCCGGGCCGACGCTTGACCTTCGTCGATCCTGGGGCCGAGGCGTTCCAGCCGCCCGGCCAGCTCGCCGGGGGAGGGATCCTTGGCCGGGAATTCGATCGCTGAAGACTCTGTCACGGGGTCAAATGTCTTGTCCGAACTCGTGAACGACTGGTCTACCCGTTGGCCGCCAAGCGATCCCACGAAGTGGAACGTGTAGTTTCCGGGCCGCGTCGGGATGATAGCCGCCCTGAAGTCCCCCGGCCTCCCGAAGGCCTTCCCGAAGGCGGCCTCCAGGGGGAGGGGGCCCATTTTCTCGGTGCCGAAAATGATCTCGACCTTGAGGTCCTCGGGAAGGTCTGTCACGGGCTTGCCCGAGGCATCGCTCAGCAGAAGCTGGACGCCGTTCTTGACGCCGGCGTATGTGGGTTCGTCGGCCCAGCCTACTCTCATGACGTAGGGCCCGACCTGGCGGCGCTCGTGCGCACTAGCCATGCCGGTCAACATTAGTGGTAGCCAAAGGGCGAGGGATAGAGTGACTCCCACCCCGCACAACCTGCGCCATGCCATGGTGTCTCTCCCCTCCTTAGTGCGGCGGCGGGTACTTGCGAGGACCCTTCGCCTCCGGCTTCCCCATTCTAGAAGAGCCGCCCGCCCCAGTCTCTACTACTTTTGGAACATTGCGGCAGATTTTACCTGAATGCTATAGTCGCCGTTGGACAGTCTACCGCTTGGGCCCATCGGCCACCAGGGAGGGACCGTCGTGAGAAAGGTTAGGAGGACGGTGGGTTGGCTGGGCCTCGGTATCCTGATCTGTCTTGGGCCTGTGCTTCCTGTGTGGGCCCACGCTAACCTGGTGAGATCCTCGCCCGCCGCCGACGCGGTTCTGACCGGTTCGCCGCCTCTCATCCAGGCGTGGTTTAGTGAAGAGGTCGCGGTGAAGGGGAGCGTCATGCGGTTGTACGACGGGGCGGACAAGGTTCTGGCGGCTGGCGGTGTCGACCTGAAAGACACGGACCACGAGTCCATGAGAATCACCCCACCGCGGCTCGCGCCCGGAGCCTACCAGGTGCGGTGGCACGCCATCTCGGCCGACGACAACCACGTAACCGAGGATGTTTTTCGCTTCTCAATCCGGCCCGCGAGCCGCGGTCCGTATGGGCCGACGGCGGCGTTCTTTTCTCTCCTCCCTGTCCGGTTGTGGTGAAGGGCTGAACTTCCTGATCGACCCGCTGGTGACGGTTAGGTAGGTCGCGCGCCCTCGGATCAGGGCCTGCGTTTCAGAGTTCGGAGCGGGGAGGGGGAAATGCCTCAGCGGTGGTGGCTCGCTCTGGGAGCGGCGGCTCTCCTGGCGTTCGGTTTGATTCCTCGGGTGGCTGCGCAACCGTTTACGGACACGCCTGCGAACCACTGGGCCTACGAAGCGCTTACCGACCTGGCCGCCAAAGGGCTCATCCAAGGCTATCCCGATGGGACGTTCAAGGGCGATCGATCGATGACGCGATACGAGATGGCGATGGTGGTCGCCCGGCTGCTGGTCCGGACCGAGAGCATCCGGGTTCCCGCTCCGCCGCCGGCGCCGAAGCAGGAAGTCAACAAGTCGGATCTCGACATGATTCTCCGCCTGATGAACGAGTTCCGCGCGGAGCTCGCCGCCCAGGACGTCCGCATGCAGGCGGTCGAGGAGGAGTTGAACGCCCTCAAGGACAGGTTAGAGACCAAGACCGTTCAGATCACCGGGGCCGCGGAGTTCCGGTACGACGTGTCCCGGGCGGCGAGCGGCGATCCGCTGAACGGGAATCCGAACACGGGGAGCGTAAGCGCGGGGGCGAGCCCGACGGGGAACTTAGCCCGGTACGTGCTGCGGCTGCAGTTTGACGGGAGCCTGCCGGAGAACCTGCACTTCATCACGGTGCTGATCACGAGCGGGGCGACCGGGACGGGCGCCAGCACGGGATTCATCCCGTTCAACAGCAGCGAGTTCGGGTTCTCGGGCACCTTTAACACGCACGTGCTGGGGACGCTCGACGACGCGTTTCTGGACTGGAAGAACGCGTTTGGGCTGCCGCTGGAGATCTGGCTGGGGCGGTTTGGGGGGGCGCCACCGGGGACCACCTATCCGGTGCAGTTTGGGCCGTTTGGGCTGTTGATGAATACGGCGGGGGACACGTGGGAGGACGCGACGGGGGACAGCGGGTTCAACTCGGCGGACGGGGTGCGGGTGGCGCTGCACCTGGCGAATCTGGCGGACCTGCAGGTGCAGGCCGTGGCGATTCGGATCACGGGGAACATCGGGGCGCTGAGTTACCCAAGCGGGGAAGACGCCTACGGCATGGATGCGAATGTGAAGATCGTGGAGGGGCTGCACGTCGGCGGGTACTACGTGGCCAACGTGCTCGCGCAGAGCGGGTCGACCCCGTTCGTCCAGCCCACAGGTGCGGTGAGTTTTCTGTACCACGTGTACGGGCCGGGCGGGGGCTCGGTGAACCCGGCCACGGACAACTGTCCGGTGGCGGGCGGGGGGGCGGCGGGGATCACGTGTCCGGCGGCGGGGAACGGGTGGGGGGCCTACGTGCAGTGGGACATCGTGAAGGGGATCCATCTCGACGGGGAGTGGGCGCAGTGGCACGACACGGTGCTGGGGGGGACGGATAGCGGCGTCCAGGCCGTGGTGACCTGGGATCTCGGGGAGCTCTTCAAAGTCGGCCACGACCTGGTGCTCACCACCGGGTATCAATACTACGGGGTGAACTTCTACCCGCCGTACGGCGCAGCCGAGTTGGACCTCTTTGGCTGGGACATCGTCTATCCAGGCAATGCGCAGGGCTTTACGGCGACGGTGAGCGTCACGCCGTGGCGGCACATCACCCTCTACGGCAACTATCTGACAGGAAACAACGTCTCGAACACGATGTCCCTGACGGAGTACGAAGTCGGCGTCATTTACAAGCTCGCCGCCGTCGCCAATGTGAGGGTGCTCTACCGCGACCTCACCATGGGCGGCGTCGATCAGCAGAACACGTGGCGGGCGGTGGTAGACTACAGCTTTTAGCGGCGAGTTGGGGCGTCACGAATCGCCCGGCGGGCGGGACCGGGTAGACGGTGACCGCGTAAACCCTTGGGTGAGGGCGAAGGCCGCCAATTCTACTCGGTTGCGCAGATGAAGCTTGGCCAGAATGTTCTGAAGATGCCGTTTGACGGTTCCTTCAACGATGCCGAGGGTGGCGGCGATTTCCTTATTGGCCAGACCTCGGGCCACCAAGGCGAGGATCTCCTCTTCGCGTGGGGTGAGCGTGGGGAGCGACCCGCGGGGGATGCTGCTCTGGCGGGTGAACTCCTGGAGAATCCGGTCGGCGATCGCACGGGAGATCCGCGCGTCCCCCCCGACGAGCGCCGTCAGATACTCGAGCCACAGATCCGGATCCACATTCTTGATCAGATACCCCTGAGCCCCGCACCGAATCGCTTCGAAGAGGTCCTGCGGATCGTCTGAGACGCTGAGCACAACGACGAGCGTCGAGGGAACCTCCTCTTTGATGAGCCTAATCGCCTCGAGCCCGCCGAGGCCCGACATCCGGAGGTCCATGAGCACAAGGTCCGGGGCGAGCTCGCGCACGCGGGCGACGCCTTCTTGACCGTCGCTCGCCTCTCCGACCACATCGAATTGTGGCGAGCCGGCCAGGATGAGGCGGATTCCCCGGCGCGCCAGCTCGCTGTCGTCGACGATCAACGTGCGCGTGGTCATGCGCTTCGCGCGGGTCCACCGGTGTACGGCATCTAGAAGACTACTGTGGTTCCCCCCTGCGGGCCCCGCGAGACGGTCACCGTTCCTCCCGCGGCGCGCGCGTGGTCGCGCAGGGCAGTGAGGCCGTACCGCCCCTGTAGCGGGCCCGGGAGAGGATCCGGCACCCCCTTGCCATCATCGGTAATCGTCATAGAGAAGCAAGTGTTCCAGTCGATCCGCACGTTTACCGACCGGGCGCCGGCGTGTTTGGCCACATTGTGCAACGCCTCGCGGACGATCGCCATGGCGTGAAACTCGGACTCGAGCGGCGGCTGGACGGCCCTCCCATTTTCTTCTACGGCGCCCGCAATGCTGTGGATCTCACCAAACCGATGCACGTAGGCCCGCATCCAGGCGCCAAGCGGCTGATCCGCTTCCGGGCTCGTCCGCAGATCGAAGATGGCGTCGCGGACATGCCGGGACGTGTCCTGAACCGCCTGCGTGATCTCGGCGGCTGTGTGACGGGCGGGGTCCAAGTTGGACGCCGCAAGGGAACGCTCGAGCGCGGTCGCCTTGACGTTCAGGAAGAACAGGGCTTGCGAGATGCCGTCGTGCAGCTCCCGAGCCAGGCGTTCCCGCTCCTCCGAGACCGCGTGCTCGATGTCGGTGGCGCGCAGCCGGGCATCCGCCGCTTCCAGCCGGCGGTAGATTGGGAGCAGGATCAGGGCGGAGATGACGAGCGCCGCCACGCCGGTCATGACGTTGCCAAGCATTTCGGGGAGGAGGCCATGGAGGAGCTCATGCCGGACGACCTCGGCGCTAAACACTACCACCGCGGGCAGCAGCACGGGGGTCAGACGAAGCGCAAAGCGCCAAGCGCCGCGCGGGTCCCTTCGTGAGACTTCCCGGGATCGCGGCACGGCGGATCCATTCCCGACGATCAAATCACGAGTCGTCACCTATCTCTATTCTAAACCATGGGTGGCCGTCTCGCTCCAAGCCACTTCCAGGCTCGTACCTCGGCCACGGGCCCGCGCGCTGGTTTAGCCGCTCACCGCACACTTCGCTGT
The bacterium genome window above contains:
- a CDS encoding winged helix-turn-helix domain-containing protein codes for the protein ADRPDIIILDLGLPDLDGVEVTKRLREWTQTPIIILSVRDQEEAKVAALDAGADDYLTKPFGVGELLARIRVAIRHATRSPDEPVFTTGDLKVDLTRRLVTVAGSEISLTPTEYDLLKTLVAHAGRVVTRHQLLVQVWGAAYEQDAHLLQVNVSNLRRKLEPDPARPRFIQTEPGVGYRLNDGA
- a CDS encoding histidine kinase, which produces MTTRDLIVGNGSAVPRSREVSRRDPRGAWRFALRLTPVLLPAVVVFSAEVVRHELLHGLLPEMLGNVMTGVAALVISALILLPIYRRLEAADARLRATDIEHAVSEERERLARELHDGISQALFFLNVKATALERSLAASNLDPARHTAAEITQAVQDTSRHVRDAIFDLRTSPEADQPLGAWMRAYVHRFGEIHSIAGAVEENGRAVQPPLESEFHAMAIVREALHNVAKHAGARSVNVRIDWNTCFSMTITDDGKGVPDPLPGPLQGRYGLTALRDHARAAGGTVTVSRGPQGGTTVVF
- a CDS encoding S-layer homology domain-containing protein; this encodes MPQRWWLALGAAALLAFGLIPRVAAQPFTDTPANHWAYEALTDLAAKGLIQGYPDGTFKGDRSMTRYEMAMVVARLLVRTESIRVPAPPPAPKQEVNKSDLDMILRLMNEFRAELAAQDVRMQAVEEELNALKDRLETKTVQITGAAEFRYDVSRAASGDPLNGNPNTGSVSAGASPTGNLARYVLRLQFDGSLPENLHFITVLITSGATGTGASTGFIPFNSSEFGFSGTFNTHVLGTLDDAFLDWKNAFGLPLEIWLGRFGGAPPGTTYPVQFGPFGLLMNTAGDTWEDATGDSGFNSADGVRVALHLANLADLQVQAVAIRITGNIGALSYPSGEDAYGMDANVKIVEGLHVGGYYVANVLAQSGSTPFVQPTGAVSFLYHVYGPGGGSVNPATDNCPVAGGGAAGITCPAAGNGWGAYVQWDIVKGIHLDGEWAQWHDTVLGGTDSGVQAVVTWDLGELFKVGHDLVLTTGYQYYGVNFYPPYGAAELDLFGWDIVYPGNAQGFTATVSVTPWRHITLYGNYLTGNNVSNTMSLTEYEVGVIYKLAAVANVRVLYRDLTMGGVDQQNTWRAVVDYSF
- a CDS encoding response regulator transcription factor yields the protein MTTRTLIVDDSELARRGIRLILAGSPQFDVVGEASDGQEGVARVRELAPDLVLMDLRMSGLGGLEAIRLIKEEVPSTLVVVLSVSDDPQDLFEAIRCGAQGYLIKNVDPDLWLEYLTALVGGDARISRAIADRILQEFTRQSSIPRGSLPTLTPREEEILALVARGLANKEIAATLGIVEGTVKRHLQNILAKLHLRNRVELAAFALTQGFTRSPSTRSRPPGDS
- a CDS encoding copper resistance CopC family protein, coding for MRKVRRTVGWLGLGILICLGPVLPVWAHANLVRSSPAADAVLTGSPPLIQAWFSEEVAVKGSVMRLYDGADKVLAAGGVDLKDTDHESMRITPPRLAPGAYQVRWHAISADDNHVTEDVFRFSIRPASRGPYGPTAAFFSLLPVRLW